Genomic segment of Pochonia chlamydosporia 170 chromosome 1, whole genome shotgun sequence:
GGGCTTCTCTGGCCAGGGGAGCCACGAACAACTGGCGCCAAGACCCTGTGATAAGGACCAGCTCATGGAAATACCTTGGCTTGGTGCAATAAATGACGATGATCCTTCTTGGTATCAGGGCCAAGCAACGGTGATTTACCACTGCCGACATGTAGGTAGCCTCGATTGGCTCGGCACGTAACTGGTAATTAGACCATTCCACCATGGCGGGTcgttgatggttgatggGACGTGAGTCTTGAGGGGCGGTGGAAATGGGAGACAAGGATTTCAGCGACCGTGCAACAAGTATTCTTGGTgttttttctctttctttcaatgttcttctgTATTCATTTCGACTACTGAGGTACATGAGGAGGAACTACGTGGCATATAGAAAGACGAGTCCGCACCCCGAGGCGCAAGGAAAGAGAGGAAAACATCAGGCGGATTATTCCCAATACTTGACGCCTGCGACTTACACAGCCTCTAACCGCCAAGGAAAAAGCGCCTAGCGTGGCTCGAGTGTCTGGCAAGTCAAGCGGCTAAATCaaatgaaccagaccaggcgCCATGGAAGCCTGTTCCTCGCCAACTTGAAGGGACAGGGCCATCCCTTATCGTGCTGGAAAGTCCCGTCTTGGGAGTCTTATCAGAGTCTATGCGCTTTCTTGGCGAAGGGGCGTAGGCTAGATACCATACACCAAAGGTCAAGTACAGCACGCGTTGTAACACTACCGGCGTCCCAACCGGAGCATCAGGACGTGAATCGGACTCGACCTGTCGGCGATGGAACACTAGTGGTTATGAGTCTCGCGCATCAACTTCGGAAATGGCCTGCAAACTTCAAACAAAGAGGTGTGCCTATCACGGATCACGGCGGAGCCAGATGGCCCCCAATCTGCATGTTTGATCCGCTGTCCGGAGCCTATCGAGGAATTGATTGCCGTTCCGACATGTGGGTCACGCTCTACGGTAGTGTAGTCTGTTTCTAAAGTAGTCTGGTATTGTAGATGTGTTCTCCCGgaaagatcaattgatgggcTGCCCTTCAGGGTTGCGTGTCCAAGTAGATGGCGGTGCAACTTGCGCGTCACCGAGTACGACACGACGATCAAGTGGACCAACTTATTGGGCCTCAAAGAAGCATACTGCCCTTAACCCTTTTGACGGCCAAGAGTCCATGACTGTCAACTACGACTCTACAAtcatcaaatccaccatcTGGTGGCTTCTGGTGGCTTCACAGCCACTGGTAACACCGCGTGGAATATCCGCCACTGCCGCCAAGCCGCCGCCCAGGGACGACAAAAGTTCACTTCTGGCCCGGGCTCTGTAGATCAAGGTCCCAGTTAATAGCCATAAAGCAGGGACAGGCACAAATGGCCGGGAAGGGGGGGAGTGTGATTGAGTGAGCAAAATCTGCCAAGACCATCATGCGAGATGCAACTTTCTCGGGACAAGCAATGCAATGTACACATAAACCTGATGTTGGGACGACAACAGGAACATGGGCATGTCTGTGCAGTCTTGACGATtaatactccgtaccagacCCCCTGACAGGGCTTTATTAATAAACAAAACGCAAATACTCAACCGTAGCTGCATGTACCATCGCCCTTATCTGACGCTGATGCAATTGCGTCAAGTGCAACCAGACTTGCTTTGGCAAGGGGGAAGCCTACGACTAATGTTCCCTGTTGAGATGGGTCAAGTTAAAACGTGAACCCTGCTACAGTCAGATGGACTTTGCAGGCAAAACTGTGAATGTGTCGTTGGTGTTTTTttattctttctttttttttctttttctcggCCTGGCACCTTCAGATAAATGCAAAAACTCCGACTCTGTTGCTTGCTTGCATCTTGTTCATCGCTTGAGCCCATGTTCGAGGCGTGTCGGGACTGAGCAAGGACACTTCACATGTCTAGCAAGTCGCTAATGACGATCAAATACTTTGTCTCAGTTCGCCGACATGAGCATGTGAGTATCAATTGTAGACCACCTGCGATTCTGGAAGACTTTGTgcgccttcaatgttgtctcgcGCTGCGTTAAGGTTTGTTGCACATATATGCTTGACCATCAAGCTTCACGTAGTCTTTAACCTTGCTATTACACAAATACAGCCACAACAGTGTGCTTTTGCCCTCCGGAATGACACCCGGGACGATTCAGCAGATTCCTAAACGTAAtcagcaaaagcaagccCATCGGAGCAATTTGTCCCAAACGCAAGATGCTCCGATTCAAACCCTCGGCCAAGCCTGCAACCAAAACCTCAGCGGACAACACTATCAACCACGTTCTTCCACAAGTCGTACCATTAAAGCTTCGCGGTGCCTTGATTAGAAATTCCTAAGCCAGAAAATTCCAAGATCCAACCCCCCCTggcccccccccccccccccccccaaaaaaaaaaaaaaaaagacaaagcGCAAAACAAGCGTAAAAAGTGGCCCATCATAGGCCGATCTTATCTTCATGGACTATAATGGTCGCgggtttcaatgttcggaCTTGCCCTTATCAGCAACCCTGCTTGAAACAACTACAAAGTTTCAATGCCCGGACATCTCCCCGTAGCCCAAAATAAGCTAAAACGACGTAAAAAGTGTTCACTAACCAAGCACGGTAGAATACGGGCCTGCTCAAATCTTGCTGTTCACTCTTTTTGCGAGATTCTCCGATGGGCACTGAAGCCTGAAGCAAGATGCCGGATGCCAGATGGGCCTTGAAACTTAATCTTGCACATTACCGATCTGTGGCGCATCGAGTGGCCACCCTCCATGGCCTCATCGTGGTGGGTTGCAGAACGGCTTGAATGGTCCTTGGCACCGGATCATAGCGTCCATTGGTGGCTTGAACGGATTGAATGAGACTTATCACAGCGTAAAGGCTCCGAATCTTGGGTTGGATCGATGTTCTGTTGAATGAACGGGTTTGCTTGCTTAGCTGCTTGGCCGCTTGGCTTGGACGTATGTGGCGTCCGGCAGTGTGAATTGTGCCATTTCGATATGACTTCCAACTGCAATGCATCTGCATGGACTTATGGGGTGCATGTAAAGAAGACGCCAGTGCTCCTGTTCGAGTCTAAATCCTCCGACATCGTTCACTTCCAGGGTTGCGTTGTGTGTCATGTTGTTATCCACTCATTGATGCTGCACCATTCCATTGCATTGCAACAGTCTGAGAGACAATGAAGGTTACAAGACTCGTCGGTGGTAGTTGATTGGCCCGTATCAGGTCTGACTTGCATGTTAGAAAAGATTGTATCATGTCTAAATTTATGTTTATATCCTGAAGTGCAGGGTCAAACTTGGAAGGCGTTGGATCCAGGCGCATGATATTCCCAGCACGGAGTAGACTGGTTAGAGCCGCGCTACAATCTCTTATAAAGGCAACATGAATGCATATCTGAGCGCAGCCGCAATGCATTGTTCTGTTGAGTCAATGGAAAGGGTCCATGAAGGCTATGCGCAAAGCGCATTTCCATTCGGGAGCTTGTGTCTAATGCTTTCAACCGCCAACTCGTAACAATTCTCATTTCAATGTCAGCATTTTGTAAATCTTAATCAGCACGACGCTTCCATGTATTCATTGTAAACTCACCATGCTTTGGCCATCATCCCTGCAGTCATGGGTATCATTTGTTCGGTCATGCCGTCAGCCGACATCTCCCGATCATGGCCTTTTGACGGCATCATTTTAAATGATGCAATGACCAGAATGCAAAtgttgacatcaacttcCATTGTGTTTTCAAGATACTCCCATTGATTCAGGAGCAAGACCTATTATGCAGCGGTATGGCCGGTACACCTTGACTGATTCGTGAACAAGATCTATTGCAGAGTGGTATGGCGAAGTTTACACAATCATGAGCTGGCAGTCAAGCCAGCTCTCAGAACACGTGGTCGATAATACATGATACAACAGACAAACTGAGCATTGGCGGGGAATTCGTCAGCAAATCCCTCTCTCCCCTTTGGCCCCTGTGATCCCTTTGAGAACCAACCATCCGGCCAGGAGACGATGGAACCATCGTCCAAAGGACGTCTCAAGAAGTGTAGGTTTTTCATCCACGGGTCGCcacatccatgtctcatTGACAAATACAATCTTCCGCTCGACAGCCCATTTTTGATCCGAGTCCGCAGACGGTGCAGGCTCAATAGCAGCTAAAATTAAACCTCGAACAGACGGGCCCTTGTAAGACGGGGGAATGTCAATGAGAAGCTCAACCCGTTCCGAGCCCGTTGCTTCATCATTTGTAACAGAGGATACCTTGTATACACCATTGACAATATCGCCGAGTTTGAAAGATAAGTTGTCAATCCATTCGGGGTCGAAGCTGCCTTTATTCAGCGGCTCTGAGATTGCACGACGTATAATAGTTGCCTGAGGAGTCCGGCTGAAGGCTTTGTGCATGGCTCTGCACACCTGCTGGAGCAGCCTTGACGGTTGGGTCGTAGAACCCGAGGGTGACGATTGTTCAGGAAGATAACCAAGGGATGAGGGTAACAACGGTTTCGAGATGACTTTCTCATACGCTACAACCCACCGAGACCGATCGTTGGCGATTTCATCAGGCAGACTGTGCGGTTCCACTGGATGTGACGTCCCTGGAGCAGAAGATTCATCGCGACTGGGAAGTGTACCAGATACCGAGGTAGTGTTTCGATACACTGACCAGCTAGTGTAGAAGACGTAAGCCACGGGGATAACAACGGGTAGCAGCACCAatgttgtggttgcggttggGCGGTTGGCCGAAAGCGTCTCTAGTGAGATCCCCAAAGAACGCATCATGCAGGTTGGACTAGTTGGAGGGGAGTGAAGTGGTGGAACCGCACGACGACTTCTCTTTGATGATCAGTGTGGGCTCCAATCTGCAATGAACAGCAGGGTATGAAGCTAAGGTCGAGGGACGCGTGTGTGGAATGCGTTCTGAGGATTTGCAACAGCCTTGATCGTGTGGGCCGCCAATATCGGAGGGTGCATGTGTGCTTCTCAACTCAATAGTCTGCGACTTGGCAAGACTGGCGCTGGTGTGGCGATGAGCAGGATTCTTCCTGGCGAGTGTTTGGGCCGCGGCTGTAAAGTCTGGTGATGAATAATTAATTAAGGAAGCAAAAGTGCGAAAACACGGTGGCAGATTGAAGTTGGGTGGTTTGACCTATTCCCTGTCTGCCATCGGCGTTATGCTGAGACTTGAAAGGGGAAAGAGCAATGAACGCAGCAATTGGTTCAATTTTTTACTCCCGCTTCTTCTCGTACAATCAAGTATCTTGGCTCTCTTCTAACTCTGCCCTCCTCTAAttctgccagccagcctgcaCCAGCCTGCACCAGACAAATCCATCAATATCGTCGGCGTTCTGGTTATAATGTAGGTTAGGTCGATTCCTAATGGCGCTCTTGGTATCTTCACTGTCGTCCGCTATCGCCACCATGCATGGCCAATGAGGTTACCGACCGTCGGCAAACAAAGAGCCAAGTCAAGtagccaagttggcaaccCGTCAATCGGCCGAGCCAACTCGACTTTCATGGCATGTAGGCCAGCCTCCAAAGCTAAACCCCCCAATCAGCGAAGCCTTAacctcgtcaaagtctgcACCCCCTTCCTACGCCCAGACGCTTATTTCGCACTACCCCACACCCGCACGAGGATCGGGTTGACCCAAACTGAGTTGGGCCACTTCCGCAAGCCAAATCAAGCCACGAAGGGGAAGCAAGCAATGACATGCTGCCTGAGTCTGGGCATGAGGGGACGATTTAGGATGATGTACAGCGGAACTGCTTCCTCCTCCCTGCACAGAGGTGACTGATATTGAGTGTGTGGGACACAGCATCGACCAGCCATCTTTCATCCCGTTGTCCGCAGTTGGCGCGATGCGGTTTGTTCTCGAATCAACGACCTAACTGTGGCGTCAACTCGCTTaacttgttgttggtggtcGACGTCGATGTGCCTCGGTCGTGGCGTAGAGGTGACCACGCCGTTACTTGGCGGAGAGGTGCTCATTCCTTGCAACGAACAAGGGAGGATCTGTTCGCAGGTTTTCTACCCCATGGGGAAAACTAAACTCAACTGCCAAATGAGAAGCCAACCCCACGCTCAATGCCCTGTCTTTTAGTTCTGGGCTGGACGCCAGTCGATGTCTTGGATTAGAGTTGCAATGGCGTCTGACTTGGGATCGCGCTTGGTGTTGCACATGTCTTTTGTAGGCTCAGATATGATCGTCATGGCCACCCCCTCTTTGCTCCTTGGCCACTTCAACGGAACGGACCAGCTATAAGTGCCAGGCTGGCTGACACTTTGCTAAAATAAAGGGGGCCTGTTGTATGTTTGTATTGCGAACTTTCCCATTCCCCTTCTTTCATACCACGCCAAAAAGCGCGGGTGGTTGCTGCAAACCATGGGAGTACACCACATTGCCACTGGCGCCGATCGGCGGGATAGTGACAAGGAGACGGGCGCTTCAATTCATCACATTGAAAGGCATGAAGCGACGGACCCTACGTTATGGCAGTCTGTGAAGCGATACAGAAACGTGGTTTGGTGCTGTATCAGCTTGACTACAACTATTCTTCTCTATGGCTACGATTATGTCATTGTTGGAACGACGTCGGCTATGCCTAGCTTTCAGTGAGTTTGGAACCCATACAACACATACAATTTCGTCAATTACTGCAGGATGGAACACCTTTATGGCTAACCTGTATGATCAGACAAGACTTTggacttgaacttgatggaCGTTGGATTCTGCCCTCCTTATGGTTGGGTCTGTGGACATTTGCGAGTCCAGGCGGCTCCATCCTTGGGGCCTTCTTCGGCGGTCAAATTCAGGATTGGATAGGCCGACGGGCTTCAATCGGCATCGGATCATTTTTATCTGCAATTGCAGTAGCCATATGCTACGTCTCCTACATTCCGGCTGATATTGATGCTCGACGCGGTGTCTTTTTGGCTGGCAAAGGGTTTCAGggtcttgccattggcattgttACCACGACCACGCAGACATACATGTCCGAAGTTCTGCCCCCGAGTCTTCGAGGTCCGATCCTCGCCTTTTTCCCCATGTTCACCCTCCTTGGCCAACTCATTGGCGCGGCTGTTATTTTCGGCTGCATGAAATTGCCCAGAGGGTATGCCGTCTGCTTTGCCTCACAGTGGCCATTCTCTTTTGTGCCAATGATTGTGGCATTTTTCATCCCCGAGAGCCCGACATATCTTGTCCGAAAGAATAGAATGGCTCAAGCTCTCAATTGCCAGAAGCGTCTCGAGCCCGGAGACGGCGACGCGCAACAAACTATCGAAGTCATCCAGCGAAATATCGAACACGAACGGAAAATGACAAAGGCAACCTATATAGATTGCTTTAAACGCTCCAACTTGAAGAGAACATTAATTGTAATGTTCGCTGGATCTGTACCACAAATCTTTGGTCTCAGTTTGCTTGCAAAGGCTAGCTACTTTGCCCAAGTAGTTGGCATGTCGGCAAACAAGAGCGTGATTTTGTTGATCGTGGGCATAGTATGTGGTCTGGGGGCCAATACAGCCAGTATTTGGGTTCTTCACCACGTAGGTCGCCGCCGCCTTGTGCTGTATGGTCTACTTGGTGTAGCATTTTTATGGTTCACGATGGGAATCTCCGGCATCTGGGACAAGGAGCCAACGATCATGTTAGTACTTTCCTCTCCCATGAACCCCAAGCGTCCCTGTGATGAAATCTTATTGACTTGTGTGTTTAGATACACCGCCTTCAGTATGATAGCCATCATCGTTGTAGCCGGACTCAGTGTGTGGCCCGCATCGTATGCCGTAGGAGCGGAAACGTCGTCCTTGCACCTGCGAGGAAAGTCTCAGGGCATTGGATGGCTAACAGCAGGTGCCTCGGCGTCCATATTTGGCTTTTTTCTTCCCTATCTATACAACTCCGATGCAGCCAACCTGAGGTCCAAAATTGGGTTCATTTTTTCCGCCTTATGTGCTCTCTCGGCTGTTGTGTCATATTTCTACGTCCCGGAAATGAAGGGCCGCACACCTGCAGAGATTGATCGAATGTTTGAGGCCAAGGTACCAGCCAAGGACTTTGGGAATTGGACGCTGCCATCTTCGCACAGTTCTCAGATAGACGCGGATGAGAAGAGAGGAGAGGCATAAAGTTGCATGTTCTTCAGAAGCGACTCTATGGACGCAACTACGTCTTAGTGCATTTTTTGAGGCAGTAAGAATTTGATCCAAAGTGTGGGCAGTTC
This window contains:
- a CDS encoding proton myo-inositol cotransporter (similar to Verticillium alfalfae VaMs.102 XP_003002102.1), which codes for MGVHHIATGADRRDSDKETGASIHHIERHEATDPTLWQSVKRYRNVVWCCISLTTTILLYGYDYVIVGTTSAMPSFQQDFGLELDGRWILPSLWLGLWTFASPGGSILGAFFGGQIQDWIGRRASIGIGSFLSAIAVAICYVSYIPADIDARRGVFLAGKGFQGLAIGIVTTTTQTYMSEVLPPSLRGPILAFFPMFTLLGQLIGAAVIFGCMKLPRGYAVCFASQWPFSFVPMIVAFFIPESPTYLVRKNRMAQALNCQKRLEPGDGDAQQTIEVIQRNIEHERKMTKATYIDCFKRSNLKRTLIVMFAGSVPQIFGLSLLAKASYFAQVVGMSANKSVILLIVGIVCGLGANTASIWVLHHVGRRRLVLYGLLGVAFLWFTMGISGIWDKEPTIIYTAFSMIAIIVVAGLSVWPASYAVGAETSSLHLRGKSQGIGWLTAGASASIFGFFLPYLYNSDAANLRSKIGFIFSALCALSAVVSYFYVPEMKGRTPAEIDRMFEAKVPAKDFGNWTLPSSHSSQIDADEKRGEA